A window of Planctomycetota bacterium contains these coding sequences:
- the rfbB gene encoding dTDP-glucose 4,6-dehydratase: MGAFSSILVTGGCGFIGSNFVRFVRRHRPDTAVINLDSLTYSGNAENLADLAQDTRYRFVHGDICDRPLVEKLAGECDAIVHFAAESHVDRSIMDAGPFIRTNVGGTQVLLDVLRARRAARGTSPRLLYVSTDEVYGSLPLDRPDLLFTEDSPILPNSPYAASKAAGDGLVRAYHHTFGLDLVTTRCSNNFGPYHFPEKVIPLFITNLIDGEQVPLYGDGLNVRDWLHVEDHCEAVLAVLERGTSGEVYNVGGNNERSNLDLTRTILRLMGKGDEMIRYVADRPGHDRRYAIDATKIRRELGWEPTRSAWPDALASTVEWYRANEAWWRRVKSGAYREYYHRQYTAREAPR; this comes from the coding sequence ATGGGCGCGTTCTCGTCGATCCTGGTCACGGGCGGGTGCGGCTTCATCGGGTCGAACTTCGTCCGCTTCGTGCGACGCCACCGCCCCGACACCGCCGTCATCAACCTCGACTCGCTCACGTACTCGGGCAACGCCGAGAACCTCGCCGACCTTGCCCAGGACACGCGCTACCGGTTCGTGCACGGCGACATCTGCGACCGCCCGCTTGTCGAGAAACTCGCGGGCGAATGCGACGCCATCGTCCACTTCGCCGCCGAGAGCCACGTTGATCGCTCCATCATGGACGCCGGCCCCTTCATCCGCACCAACGTCGGGGGCACGCAGGTGCTGCTCGACGTGCTCCGCGCCCGACGCGCCGCCCGGGGTACATCGCCCCGCCTGCTCTACGTCAGCACCGACGAGGTCTACGGCTCGCTCCCGCTCGACCGCCCCGACCTGCTCTTCACCGAAGACTCGCCGATCCTGCCCAACAGCCCCTACGCCGCCAGCAAGGCCGCCGGCGACGGGCTCGTCCGCGCCTACCACCACACCTTCGGGCTTGACCTGGTGACGACGCGCTGCTCGAACAACTTCGGGCCCTACCACTTCCCCGAGAAGGTCATCCCGCTGTTCATCACGAACCTGATCGACGGCGAGCAGGTCCCGCTCTACGGCGACGGCCTGAACGTGCGCGACTGGCTCCACGTCGAGGACCACTGCGAGGCCGTCCTCGCCGTGCTCGAGCGCGGCACGTCGGGCGAGGTTTACAACGTCGGCGGGAACAACGAACGCAGCAACCTCGACCTCACCCGCACGATCCTCCGCCTCATGGGCAAGGGCGACGAGATGATCCGCTACGTCGCCGATCGCCCGGGGCACGACCGGCGCTACGCGATCGACGCCACCAAGATCCGGCGTGAACTCGGCTGGGAACCCACGCGCTCCGCCTGGCCCGACGCCCTCGCCTCGACCGTCGAGTGGTACCGCGCGAACGAGGCGTGGTGGCGCCGCGTGAAGTCCGGCGCGTACCGCGAGTACTACCACCGCCAGTACACCGCCCGAGAAGCGCCCCGCTAA